Proteins co-encoded in one Coregonus clupeaformis isolate EN_2021a chromosome 5, ASM2061545v1, whole genome shotgun sequence genomic window:
- the LOC121565703 gene encoding mth938 domain-containing protein-like — MSSPEIVLGTGQMKVKGCSSSYKDCKVWPGESRAWDWSETGTDHQSGVHPADLEEVLQKGVETLVIGRGMSEALQVPSSTVDFVRQRGVELRVLQTEKAVTEYNNLVGQGAKVGGVFHSTC, encoded by the exons ATGTCGTCGCCAGAGATCGTCCTGGGGACAGGACAGATGAAGGTGAAGGGCTGCTCCTCTTCCTATAAGGACTGTAAGGTGTGGCCCGGGGAAAGCCGTGCCTGGGACTGGAGTGAGACTGGGACAGAT CATCAATCTGGAGTGCATCCTGCAGATCTGGAGGAGGTGCTTCAGAAGGGGGTGGAGACGCTGGTCATCGGGCGGGGCATGAGTGAGGCGCTGCAG GTCCCGTCCTCAACTGTGGATTTtgtgagacagagaggagtggaACTGAGGGTGCTGCAGACAGAGAAGGCAGTCACAGAATACAACAACCTGGTTGGCCAGGGAGCCAAGGTGGGCGGCGTCTTCCACTCTACCTGCTGA